In one window of Bos taurus isolate L1 Dominette 01449 registration number 42190680 breed Hereford chromosome 15, ARS-UCD2.0, whole genome shotgun sequence DNA:
- the THY1 gene encoding thy-1 membrane glycoprotein precursor has product MNPTIGIALLLTVLQVARGQKVTSLTACLVNQSLRLDCHHENTTTTPIQYEFSLTRDTKKWVLSGSNGVTRPEYSSRTKFFSKYNLKVLYLSNFTTKDEGIYTCELRLSGPNPSVSNKDVSVLRDKLVRCGGISLLIQNTSWLLLLLLSLPLLQAMDFISL; this is encoded by the exons CCCTACCATCGGCATCGCCCTCCTGCTAACAG TCTTACAGGTGGCCCGTGGGCAGAAGGTGACCAGCCTGACAGCCTGCCTGGTGAACCAGAGCCTTCGTCTAGACTGCCATCATGAGAATACCACCACCACGCCCATTCAGTATGAGTTCAGCCTGACCCGTGACACAAAGAAGTGGGTGCTCTCTGGCTCCAATGGGGTCACTAGGCCAGAATACAGCTCCCGAACCAAATTCTTCAGCAAGTACAACCTCAAGGTCCTCTACCTGTCCAACTTCACCACCAAGGATGAGGGGATCTACACGTGTGAACTCCGCCTCTCTGGCCCGAATCCCTCCGTCTCCAATAAGGATGTCTCTGTGTTGAGAG ATAAACTGGTCAGGTGTGGGGGCATAAGCCTGCTGATCCAGAACACCtcgtggctgctgctgctgctgctgtccctGCCTCTGCTGCAGGCCATGGACTTCATCTCCTTGTGA